The genomic window TGGTGGCCGCGACCGAACGCGCCATCGCCGATCCGGACCCGTGGTCGGCGTTCGCCAACCATGTGACGTTCCTGTGCGAGTTGCAGGCCACCGACCGCGGTCTGGCCGATCTGCTCACCACGACCATCCGCGGCGTACCGGCATTGGAACGGCTGCGGAAACGCGCCCACGACGGCTTCGTGCGGATCGCCGACCGCGCCATCGACAACGGAACGTTGCGGGCCGACTTCCGGCCCGAGGACATCGTGCTCCTGCTGATGGCCAACGCCGGACTCGTCCACCGCACCGCCGCCGACGCCCCCGCCGCGTGGCGACGGCTGCTCAGCTACACCCTCGACGGACTGGCCATGCCCTCGGCGGAGCCGGCGGCCCCGTCCCCCGGCCACGAGGCCGTGCAGAAGGCGATGACCACCCTCGCCAAGAGCTTCGGATGCCACAAGCCCGGTCGTCGCTGACAGACTTCCGTCCGGCCGGCTCTAGACGGTGAGCTCGGCAGGCGCCGATTCGAGCGCGGACTGGATCGCGGCGACCAGTTCGCGGGCCGCGGACGCCGTCAGCTCCATGGCCACCCGGCCCGACGGCCCACGGGACGGGTCCGTGAGGTCGATGTTGAGGGTGTGCTCGGCCATCGCGTGCACGGGATGGTCGAAGTACACCGTCGCATCGGTGACGTGGAACCACGAGCCGTTCGGCCCTTTGGCACTGCCGTCGATCTGCGCCATGAACGTGGCGTAGGTGCACATCGCGGTCACGCTCCCCGGGTGGCGAGATTGCTGGCGAAGAACGCGTCGATCCGCTCCCAGCCGTCGTTGGCGGCCTCCACGCGGTAGGACGGGCGGTCCACGGAGAAGAATGCGTGACCGGCGTCGTCGTACCGGTGGAACTCGTAGCTCTTACCGAGCTCCGTCAGGATCTTCTCGAACTCGTCGACGTCGGCCGGGGACGGGTGGGAGTCCTCGTTGCCGAACAGGCCCAGCACCGGGCAGCGCAGGTTGGGCAGTTGATCGACGATGTTGCTGCGGATCGGGAACCGGTCGGGAGGCGTGCCGGTGACGAACGCGCCGTAGCAGTCCACCGCGGCATTGAGGTCGAGGTTGCACGCGGCGAGCACCGACTGCCGGCCGCCGGAGCAGTAGCCGATGACGCCGACCTTCCCGTTGGACGTGGGCAGCGCGCGCAGATAGTCGGCCGCGCCGCCGACATCGCCGACCAGCCGCTCGTCCGGAACTCCGCCGGCCGCACGAGCCGTCGCCGCCGCGTCGTCCGGCGCCGCGCCAGGAGCCTCCCGGTGGTAGAGGTTGGGGCAGATCGCGTTGTAGCCCATGTCGGCGGCGAACCGGCGCACGATCTCCTTCGTGGCCCGGTCGTAGCCGGGCATGTGGTGGATGACCACCACGCCGCCGCGACTCGTCTCGTCGCCCGGGCGGGCCGCATAGGCCTCGATCTCATCGCCGTCCGCGCCGCTGATCTGGATGGTCTCCGCAGTCGTCAAGTCGGTCATACCCTGATCGAAGCACGACCGTGCGGTCACCGCGACGGCGGCATCAGCCGCGACGACATCAGCCGGCCCGCAGCGCGGCGACGACGTCGGCGAGGATGTCGATGCCTTCGGCGATCGCCCGTTCGCTGAGACCGCCGTAGCCGAAGACCAGGCCCGCCCGGCCGGTGCGGCTCATCCGGTAGGGGCGCACGCCGTAGACACCGAGGCTGCGCTGCCTTGCGGCGTCGATGATGCCGGCCTCGTCGAGATCGGCGGGCAGCCAGGTAGTCACGTGCATGCCGGCCGAGATCCCGGTCGGTTCCACGTCGGGCAGCCGTTCGCGGAGTGCGCCGAGCAGGACGTCGCGACGGCGCCGGTAACGCGGGCGCATCCGGCGCAGGTGCCGGTCGAATTCACCGCGGGCGACGAAGTCGGCGAACACCAACTGGTCGAGCACCGGCGAGCCGCGGTCGTCGAGGATCTTGGCATCGCCGACCTCGGCGACGAGCCGGTTGGGTACGACGAGCCAGCCCAGGCGCAGCCCGGGCGCAAGGGTCTTGCTGGCGGTCCCGGCGTAGACGACGTGGTCGGGCGCGAGGCCCTGCATTGCGCCGATCGGTTCGCGGTCGTAGCGGAACTCCGCGTCGTAGTCATCCTCGACGATCAGCCGGTCGCCGTGGGCCGCCCAGTCGACCAGGGACTTGCGGACCGCGGGCGAGAGGACCGCGCCGGTGGGGAACTGATGTGCGGCGGTCACCAGGACGGCATCGGCACCGGATCGTTCGAGCGCCGGGATGCTGATGCCGTCGGCATCGACAGGTACGCCGACCACCTCGATGCCGAGACGCGGTGCGGTGACCCGGATGTCGTCGTCGCTGGAGGGATCTTCGACGGCCAGCCGGCGGACGCCCATCTGCGCCAGCACCTGCGCCACCAGCCGGATTCCCTGCCCGAAACCGTTGACGATCACCACGTTCTCCGGCCGGGCCGCCGTACCGCGCACCCGGTTGAGGTAGCCGGACAGCGCCTCGCGAAGCTCGGGTGCGCCGCCGCCCTCGAGGTACACGAGCCGGTCGTTCGGGATCTCGGCGAGCACCCGGCGGGTCGATCGCAGCCAGGCCGCGCGCGGGAACTGCGAGACGTCGGGACGCCCGTAGCGGAAGTCGATCCGCGGGGGTGCGGCGGCCGGCCGCTGCACCGCATCCGGGGCCACGTCGGTCTCGGCGGCGCGGGCGACCTGGGTGTATCCGCCGGACCGGCTGACGAGATAGCCCTCGGCGACCAACTGCTGGTAGGCCTCCACGA from Mycobacteriales bacterium includes these protein-coding regions:
- a CDS encoding TetR/AcrR family transcriptional regulator; this encodes MASLPAGATLPLRSDAERNRRALVRAARAVFGERGLDAPLDEIARRAEVGNATLYRRFPTRCALLAAVFADTLEDVVAATERAIADPDPWSAFANHVTFLCELQATDRGLADLLTTTIRGVPALERLRKRAHDGFVRIADRAIDNGTLRADFRPEDIVLLLMANAGLVHRTAADAPAAWRRLLSYTLDGLAMPSAEPAAPSPGHEAVQKAMTTLAKSFGCHKPGRR
- a CDS encoding DUF6295 family protein codes for the protein MCTYATFMAQIDGSAKGPNGSWFHVTDATVYFDHPVHAMAEHTLNIDLTDPSRGPSGRVAMELTASAARELVAAIQSALESAPAELTV
- a CDS encoding dienelactone hydrolase family protein — translated: MTDLTTAETIQISGADGDEIEAYAARPGDETSRGGVVVIHHMPGYDRATKEIVRRFAADMGYNAICPNLYHREAPGAAPDDAAATARAAGGVPDERLVGDVGGAADYLRALPTSNGKVGVIGYCSGGRQSVLAACNLDLNAAVDCYGAFVTGTPPDRFPIRSNIVDQLPNLRCPVLGLFGNEDSHPSPADVDEFEKILTELGKSYEFHRYDDAGHAFFSVDRPSYRVEAANDGWERIDAFFASNLATRGA
- a CDS encoding PLP-dependent aminotransferase family protein — its product is MAESSTNSTATGGELFVEVGRDRSVALHRQVESGIRDRIRCGQLAGGTVLPSTRGLAEDLGVSRGVVVEAYQQLVAEGYLVSRSGGYTQVARAAETDVAPDAVQRPAAAPPRIDFRYGRPDVSQFPRAAWLRSTRRVLAEIPNDRLVYLEGGGAPELREALSGYLNRVRGTAARPENVVIVNGFGQGIRLVAQVLAQMGVRRLAVEDPSSDDDIRVTAPRLGIEVVGVPVDADGISIPALERSGADAVLVTAAHQFPTGAVLSPAVRKSLVDWAAHGDRLIVEDDYDAEFRYDREPIGAMQGLAPDHVVYAGTASKTLAPGLRLGWLVVPNRLVAEVGDAKILDDRGSPVLDQLVFADFVARGEFDRHLRRMRPRYRRRRDVLLGALRERLPDVEPTGISAGMHVTTWLPADLDEAGIIDAARQRSLGVYGVRPYRMSRTGRAGLVFGYGGLSERAIAEGIDILADVVAALRAG